Genomic window (Takifugu rubripes chromosome 1, fTakRub1.2, whole genome shotgun sequence):
CCATTTATCTGCCACAGGTCACAGAGATATACGGGTGAAGGGTCGTGGCTCATGTAGAAAAGACGTGGGATGAAAGAGTTAAATGCTGAGGCATACGTATCCTGTCTGACTTTGATGTCCACCTCAGGCGCCTCATTCATAGCCATCAATCTTAGCTGAGATCTGATCGGAGGCTACTCTGTCTCATCATGGGCTTGTTGGCGCTAAGACTCTTCGTCACCATAATTCCCGTCCACGGCAACTTCTCAGAGGGGTGTTTGTGTTCCTCTCATTTGGTTTTAGTTGATTATGAAAAGAACCTTGTACTGATGAGGCAGTAATGCAGAAGGACAGGGAAGCATAGAGAGGGCGTGTCACCTTCGAGGTTCAAAGATAATACGAGTGAGTCTCCTGGGCTTTGATGTTTCTTGGCAGGCTTCAGACAGCATCAGACAATCTGACGATCTGGAAGCGCAGGCCTTTAAAAATCCCCGGCCCGTTTTGGCCCCAGTCGTCTAGCCCTCCAGTGACAAATGCATTAATATGACAAGAGTAAACTCCTGCAGCATTGTAGGGAAACGGTCATGATGAAGCTGGTGTCAAAGGGTCAACTTAAAATACAGCTCTGGTGGTGGATTGTTCACTGTTTTTGGattattttaagaaaataataattttggggggggaaaaacaTGTATCAGAAAAGTCATATTTTATATATGGTTTATACTTTTTCAACTTAAATGCTTTCAATAAATCACATGGAAAAATTCATGTTCCTCATCTAATTTACATGACCTGTAGAAGTGCACTGAAACGTCCATTAATGGGACGGCTGTGCTTTATTTACTGGATGTCAGCTAGTTAGTCTGTGGAAACACAGTTAACATATAACACAAGGGCAGTGAGCAGGCCAATTTTTGTCAGCTCACCCTTAAAATGACATTACATTTAGTGTCAAAATCACAGAAACATCATTGCATAAATGTGAGCAGaaaaaacttttttattttctgacagCTCTGGTAATGCTTGTTaaccacaaagaaaaaaagtagGAAAACAAATGATCCATACAATAGAAACAAATCTGATATCAGTTTGCCGAGTTTTCCTCTGAGAGGCCCCGTCATCTGATAGGCCACGAGGTACAGGCCGGGTGCTGCAGGGCCATTGTGTTCGGTTGTAGATCACAATGGAACTTAACACTTGACAGAGCTGAAGCTTGTTGTcaggagctgaacttgatcccATCAAGTTGTTCCCATTGAAATGCTATAAAGAAAGGGCTTTGGCCTCATCCGACTAAATATTAACTCTCTGTTCGTGTATATACTATttctttgacttttcttttttccattttgcagTAGAACCATTTTtaagacagaaaagagagagaaaagattaTGATGAGGGGAGACTGTACATCTTCTGTCACTTAACCTGGCCGCTCTGACCAGATGACCTATAGATACCACCTAGACAGCTGTCTTTGTCATCCTCATCACTTCTGGCATCTCAGACTGAACCTTGTCTCGCACTGTATTGACCACAAAAGGGGTTACGTTACCCAAAAGGGCAGGTAACTTCAGATGGATAATCCCTGGACCTGGTAAACCGGTCTTTTAACAGGACCTTCTGTCTTAACCTGGCAACCCTGAGTCTAATGACACTATGTGGTGATTGGGTGTGTGTATGACCCCGCCTTCAGGCAAGTCATTGTTTGGTATGTTCCATATTTCCACCTCAGTTGGTCATGCATcgcaaataaaaaaagaaaatctcactCTATAAATCCTATTCTTCAGGTCAGCCAGAACCAGTAGAGTTCAGTTTCTTTCTCAAATGCTCCTATTCAAAGAAGTAGAAGAGAACAGCAGAGATTAGAAAGAGTAGGAGAGGAATAGTTTTAGTTAATAATTCTAAGAAAAGTAAAACTATTTTGCATCTTTGCACTGTTTGTGTATCTTCACCACGATGATGATGGGTATGGTTTAGTGGCTGTATGTGTCATTGGATGGACTGACGTGACCCTGGTCCTGCTTCAGGGTTCCCccagggtttcttcctgcaaAAGAAAGCTTTTTCTTGGCAGCctttgggattctgtaaagcacctggaGACACCGAGAGACAATCAAGATTTTAACAGATAAATGATCTTGAAAGGTTGAGTCCCAGAATAAACCTGGACAAAGTCAGTTCTGATTATTGGGTAAAGGgatcaaaacaacaacattatGAGCAAACATTATTTTCCTCTTTATGAAAAATAATGTTTGCCAATAATGTTGttattgtcttttcttttttgaagtcTTTATAATTGTATCTTGACTCTTTAAAATATGCTATATAAGTACAGTTTGAATGATTATCAGTTTGAATGATTATCAGTTTGAATGATTATCTGTTTCAGTACCTTGTACTGAAACTTGACATTGTCGGCgcgacgtttttttttttaaacgggtATATTTGTAGACTGAACATGTTTTTCTTGCCAGTTGgcttccatcttttttttttgtcattgaaTATTGTGAGAGAGAATCTGATCTGCGCTTTTTAAATACACATAAACAGATAGTTAACAAACCCTGGAAGCTCACAAAGCCAATCCCTCGAGCAGTTGTGACCGAAGCTGAACTTAGTCACATACTCCAAAGAGACAGTGTGTCACCCTCCTGTGAGCCATGCCAGCATCCAGCTTTTGTTCTCTCCTCCTAAGATTTACTGTGGAAAAATATCGTGGGTCTAATAGCAGATCATGTTGAGTTGGTGAGACTGGAATGTGTATTTGGGCAACGTTTTGTGAGGAGtgtgaaaaaacaacaaagctgtAAACACCATGGGTAGACTCAAGCTGCTTCTTTGTTCCAGATGTGATGCAGACACTCGCTATTAGTGCAGCTCACCCTGATAATACACTGGTTGTGTTTGCATTGCGGAACTTCTGAGTTGCCACAAAAGGAGACattattttaaacttttttttccatccaGAGAAGTGGATGGAAAGATTATTTattgtgggtttgttttttctttcttgaccACTATTCCCATTGCAGCGTTGTGggaagggtgctggagcctatcccagttGCATACAGGCGAAGGCAGGGAACACCCCTGGAAGAGGGTTCGGCGCCTTGCTCACGGGTGCCACAGCAGTTGTTCTGGCACCTCTCCTGCCATTAGCACACCTTCCAAATGTCCAAAGCCAGGAATTGAACCAGGGGCTTTCACTTCTCAGCACCACTGCCCCATTTACTGTGTGGTGCTGGGGTTTTTCTCTCAGACAAATATATTTTGAAAGTGCTGGTTCTTTCGGCTCACTTAAAACTGACCCATCGTAAACACAGGctattttattctgaaaattcACTGGatgatttattttctcttctttatccGACTTCCTGTCCCGCTCGCTCTGCACTATAGTCTGCCGTCCCGCAAATAATAGCAGTCTTGCGTATTTTTTCGGAGGGATACCGAACACCTGCGCGCACCGGcagcaagcacacacacacacacacgcacacacacacacacacacacacacacacacacacacacacacacacacacacacacacacacacacacacaatcagattTGAATGCTAATAAAgtgaaaaaaatataaagtgCTGCTAATAAAGTTTGTGTGAAGGCAGAGAACATTAATCTTGATCCCAACGCCAGAATTGCTTCCAAATGCTCTTTTGCGCTAGACAACTCCAGCACAAAGCGAGAAATAGTGTGATGGGGACCGATGAGCGCCGTGTCCACAAAAGAATCCGCTCCCAGCACATGTCCTGTGTGACACTGAGGTCAAGTTCTCGCAGGTTTTTattcctgtgtctcctgacttGCCAGAACCACGTTATTCAGCCAATCAATTAAAAGTCTAACATTCGGCGGCAGAGGGCTGTGTTGCTGTCATCCACTGTCTGGTAACAATTATGCCAAATGATGAATTCAAAGCTCAAGccaaagcaaagcaaacacaCTCCCACTTTTCCCACGCACTGCATTCACGCCGGGTCTCAGGTCTGTTACTGTTCTGTGTCTGAATCTACtgggatttttgtttgtttgtttgtttgtttattttctttaaacttgACTGAATTCATTATTGGTCCATCTGACCGCGCATCAACACCTTCAGACTTAATAATTTTCCCTTCAATTTAGGACCGCTAAACACACCAAAACGACTTCCATTTAgggcaaaataaaagcaaaacaggtGTCCCAAAACATGAGGTCATTAGGTCGAAAATTCATTGTTTGTTCAAAATAAATTGAAAGTTTTACTTCCATTAGACGATACACAATTGATCCTCAACGATACAATTAAAAATGCAGTTTTGGACTTTCGTCATTTAATTATTCATTGATTATGCATACTTAAAAGATCATAAATCAACAAATTTacaaaaacataaaattaaCTTTTCACCCAAACTGTCAATCTGTTGCCTTCGTCTGTTGAGAGTATCAAGTACCGATCTTCTTATTCCTGAGACAAAAATGTGACAGAAAAGCGGTAAATTAATAGAATAAATggttaaacaacaacaaacaaaaaaaaacttgttcGTTTTAGATTCAGCACGTTCGTGGGTGCCGTCGGTGCGCTGGCAACACAAAACTACTGCACCTTGACATGCCGGTGCTGCGCGTAAAATTGCCTCTGCGACGCACCTGGGGgagtggaggtgggggtggtgggatAATCCTCGACACGGCTCAAGCTTGTCCTTTTTCCTGCAGCACAGttagaccaaaaaaaaaaaacaacaacccataAATCTCACTAAAGGCAGTTGACGCaacatatatatattaaatTGCAACAATCAACAAACATAGAGCggtttgtttcattaaaataataatcataGCAATAATGCGCATGATCGTATATTTTTCCAGATGTTGCACCGCTGCGAACAATCTAGATTTTATCTGAGCCTGCGACTTGAGCtctctgcatttttttttttggcctcaCTTTTGAACATAAGTCGGGGACCAGCCGCACATGAGCGCTTGTTCACGGCGTGTCAGTCGTCCATGGGGGTGACATTTATTTGCGTAATCCACTCACAGTTTCCCTCCCAGAGAAAGCTGTCACTCTTCTTCAGAAATGCGTGGTGGAAAAACTCGACTGGGCGCGCAGAAAACACGCACCTGTGACACACCTCTGCCCATATGTAGACGCCAGTAAGTCTGGGTTGCGCTGAgggatttttttctctccaacaTTATACCTGATTCGGTGTAGTGAGAACAGCAGCATGGAGGACTGATCCCTTCATAACTGCAGGGCTCGGCTTTCTTTCTCCTCGTAACACAGACGTAATTACAAGCCTTAAAAAGCTTCGACCTGTTTCTTCCCTTCCCTTTCCCCTTAGCGTAGATTGGTAGATTCTTGACAGACATGCACAACCAGACCCCCATAGCTGCGCAGGTTTGTGCGCCTCACATTCTGTGTGTCTCCATTCTGGCCTCCCTCTCCGCATCCGACTCTCAAAAGCAATGACATTAAGTTCCCACCGCCCTCATAATACCCAACACCTGCTCCATCAGCCACAGAAATCGCGCTGTGTCAAGTTAAATTATTATATTGCCGCTATAATTGCAGTGAATCGCTAATAGACAAAGCCACAGTACAACATTCTCCCATGATATAATTTCCCAGTGAGGATTTACAGCTGGGAGGCTTCGAACGTGAAGTCAAAAATTTACACCCACAATGCTGCAGTCTTTTTCTGTGTGACTGGATATTTCTGTATGATAATAATTTGCGGCTTTGTTCTGGCGGGCTGCTCGGCTGGGGCCTGTGTAGGAGTCGGGAAGCGGTCCAGCCCTCAGCAGGCCTTCGGTGCTGCTGGGCTCTCAGTAGTTGCAGGCAGGGTATATGGGACATGACCAAAATGACGGGGTTGAAGAGCAACTCAGCACCGCGCTCATCCCgccaaacactcacacactgctCATTATTTAACTGCGACTCGTGTGAGGGCACGGAGGTGCAACATTATGGCCTCCAGCACATGGCGGCTCTCTTAGATCGACCTTAAAGTAAACGGCCTCTATTTATTCCCAAGTTCCTCTGAAGAtcaggcagaaacaggaaggcATGACTGCTCTCTGCAATCTTTGACAAAAAAAGGTCAAGAAATCACgacaggtaaacaaacaaacaaataaatgtagTGTTTTTGCTGCGATATAACTGGCTTAGTGGAGCAATGTATTTATGTATAGCGACATATGTCATAAAAAAATCTAACTTATCCAGGCTAAAATTGAAAATAGACAGTCTTGTTTTCTGCGATTTTCCATAAAATAGTCTACTCCTGTTGACCTATTTCATATTTGACGGCCAAGACTTGATTTCTTTCTACATGCTGTAATTGCAGCCGAAGTTTTTCCAAACCTATTGACAAACAAAATGTATATTGGTAATAATATATTGGTAATAATATacatttgttttctaaattatgcACAATTCGTTTGTTAAACTCATTTGGCAAATTTCAATAAGTATCAATACATATATGAGTATTAGTAGGAAAATTGCACtaaaatgaattatttattcTACATTGATTATTAAGCTTTAGCTTTTTagaattaaaattttatttgtcttttcatttGCACTGCAAGAAAATTCCAATACGTTGCGATTgctcattttaatttcaacaaAATTAAATATCTTTATATGAAAATCACAAATTGTGTCATAAATGGAGGCTGTAGCTGGCTGCTCATGTATCCTGGATCACATGTTAATAGGGTTAATGGTGGAGCTTCAGTGACAGCTGGCTGCTGAAGACCAATCAGATTGCTGGCTGATGGAAGGCAGTTTGTTTGAGGCTGTGCAGGCAAGAGGTGTTTGAAGAACAATGTCATCTCCGTCAGTGATGTTTAGCTTTTATTCGGCGTTTTCCTTCTAAATGCCGGCTAACATGCACACTATTATTCGCTACAGTTTTTTCACTCGCGCAGTTTGTCGGATTTATCTGTGGATTTGATCTTTTTTGCTCGGCAGAACTCATGAAACCCTCCTCAGAGCGACGCGTTTCTGGATTCGTGTATTAGCTAATGATGTCTATGGGTTTCATTCCTGACAACCTGAATGCCTCTGAGTCCTCCAAATCGGCCTTTCTAGAGTTTGGCCACGGACATCCGGCGCACCAGCAACACCCCTCCGGACTTTCAAGCATTTATCCCGTTCACGGTCTCCACAACGCTGCGTATTCCCAGCATGAAAGCCCTTTTCCCGGCAATGCGTCCTACGGGCGCTCTTTGGGTTACGCCTACCCTGGTGCAGTGAACACTCACCCAGCGTCTGCTTACATGTCGTACCAGCACAGCAATCACAGCAATAGCAGCAGTCTGGCCCACGGGAGATTAGATCATACAGGTAAATCTGTTTGAGAGGAAGTTGACCGTTGAATCAGTCTGTAATTTTGGATTACGCACAGTAATGTCCTTGTTTCTTGATTTGGTGGAAAACAGCAGCCTGCTCGAACGAAGTCAACAAGAAGTTAGCtccaaaacatgttttaatcagTTCAAGACGATTCCATTACTCCATCGTCAATAACTCCACTCTTGCCTGTGCGCGTGATTGTGCTTGTAGTTTTACTAACCATGATTTTCCCAGGCTGAACTAAAGCCGGTGCACCATGAGCCAGATGTGTCCATATTGCTGTTTGCCTTGGTGAAACAGAAAGTGGCAGCTCCTTAATGATTGATGATAAATTATTGTTACGTTCTTTATacaattttttattttctattataCTCCTTATATCTGGTCATGCCTAAATTACGTTGGTGACTCCTTCAGTCTGGCCAGTAaagcaggattttttttccctcttgcaAGACTAAAGAGTGTGCTTATAGTGTGTTTTCTAACTCTGTAAGAGACCGTCCTGTTTGGatacacatttattttgatcTACAGCCTCACAGACGTGGGTAAATCTCGTAGTTCTCTATCTTTCATCTGATTTGTCTCCTCCAATTAATCTATAAGATCGCGGGAACCCGGCGGTGATTGACAGTCGGGAGCTTCGTCTAAAtggaaaaggcaaaaaaatCCGGAAGCCTCGAACCATCTACTCCAGTCTGCAGCTCCAAGCTCTGCACCAGCGCTTCCAGCAGACCCAGTACCTGGCCTTACCGGAGCGCGCAGACCTGGCGGCCAAACTGGGACTCACTCAGACTCAGGTGGGCTTTAAACACTCCTAAAGGGGGATGAGCGTGGGATCATTAATtcataaaacataaaagaagataaaaataaaacacttaaaaacttttttttatatattaatgAGGTTAAAACAAACGCAGAAAAGTATCGCTGAGAGAAACGGGGAGAACCCGACGTTTGAAAAGGATACCTCTCATCTCCGGTGTTATTGAGGATCACGAAGATCAAGTGTGAGCCACAGTGTTGTGATTCGTGACTCGATCCCTTAATGCGCCGCTTATTTACGGTGCACATTTCCTTTGTTGAGACTCATCCTTGAAAATCTCTTGATGAATGAACCCTGGTCTCTAAAATTATCAGCAGAAATACAAAAAGAGACACTATTATTACAACGTTTCAATTCAAATCAGTTGTTTACACGTGCTCATCATTATGAGCTACGTTTTCCCCCTTTATTTAACCGGAAAAATCCCATtgcgtttaaaaaaaactgcttttataTCCAAAGGAGCCTTGGTAAACTCTAAAATAAAGCCAAAGCAGACATGATATTAACATTTGATTAGTGTaatattcattcttccagcAACTATTTTAGAACCTGCATAATTAATAGTGTGACATGTGCATTAAAATATTGTGGCTCAACTCCCCCGCGTCTTTAAACTCACAGCGTTGATCTCGGCATTTATCTCCCTGATTATTCAGCAGTTCTTCGTGCTTAGATGTTTAAAGATTGTGTTCTAAAAATCGATGCCATTGATGATCGCCTTTGGAATCAGCGGATATTTTAATCACCCAGCGCTCATTTGAGGTTGCTTTTGCAGCCGTTGGTCTGGCGCACCGCTGGACCCATAAAACGTCGAATGAAAAGAGCTTTGTTTTAATGGATCACAAGTGTCACTCAGCCATAAAGCTGAACGGCTTAACGTGCGCCAGCATTCGCGCCGGGATTCGCCAAATAACGAAACGAAGATGCGCGTTATGAGGAACGTTTCTTTTTACTGCCCTCCAATGTTGGATTTTATTGCCGCTTTAAAGGGCGCATTGTGCTTAATTTGGAAAAATATGCCAATAAAAAGCACTTGGCTGAAATTTCCTTTCAAGTATCGGTGTTGATTGCTAACAGCGTTGCACTTTGTGTGGTTTTATTTGCTTCTAGGTGAAAATATGGTTCCAGAATAAGCGCtccaaatacaaaaaaatcaTGAAACATGGCAGCGGATCAGAAGAGcatctccacagcagcagctcgatCTCCCCCTGCTCACCTGGGCTGCCCCAACTTTGGGAGGTCTCAATGGCGAACAAAGGAGGCCACATGCATCCAAATAGTTACATGAACAGTTTTGGCCACTGGTATCCAAACCACCCTCCTCACCAGGACGCCATGCCCAGGCCTCAGATGATGTGAGTGCTTTGCTTTTGATTTCACGCAGGCCAAATGCTGGGACCTTCAACCTCAACCCCCACCCCTTCCACGCGTGTCATTAAAACTTTAGCGTATACCAGATTTACGATGCAAAGACGTCACCTGGCTCTGACATCACCTCAATTCACGACATCACCGCATGCGCCGAAAAGTTGACGCGTGCAGTTAATTCTGCGTTTTTACCCGACCTTATTTTGTGCATGATTAAATTTTATCGCAAAACAAATTTCAGAAAATTGATCTgacattttacaaataaaagcCTGCCGGTTTGATGTTGTCTGTATATATGTGCATATTTTTGTTATATACCCTCAGTCATGGAAAGAGCTTAAAAGGAAATAGACAGGTGTGCGTGATTTGATTTATCAAGCCAGTGTCGCTGGAAACTGAAGACTCAGCTGTGACAGTAAATCCTTCACTCTCTATGGATAATTTACAACATCGAGCCTATATTTAGACCATCAGTAGCCCGTGAGGTATCATACAGAACGCGTTTTATATCTtagtgttttaatttttttttttttttatttaaagcttgGACGATAAAGGGACGAAAAATTGCCTTCAGCTTTGCGCACAAACAAGGTTGCGACGAAAGCGTTAATGCTTCAGAGAACCATGAAGACACTTTAACAACAGTCTAAATGAATACTTCTGAAGCAGCCGCCCGTTGTCCTATAATGCATAAGTTGAATGCTTATCATTCTTTAAATTGTTACTTTCCCTCCTGgttatgacaaaaaaaatgagCGCAGTTTCTTTGATGATTTTCatctttaaacaaaacaaatggtGATAGACTCCTTGAGGGGGGTGTCGAGTTTTgaagagacacgcacacacatttaaaatagcATAGATGCAGAGTCTTACCTTTGAAGTTAACTGTCTGTGCCTTCAAATTGGCAAAATGATTCCCTCACACAACCAGCACCATCTCCTTTATAAAGGTGTCCATCCTCGAGCCCTCATCTCCATAACCATTATATTAATGTTTAAACATAGAGGCTCTGGGAAGGAAGGTGAGAACTGCTCAATTAAGTGACAAGCCATCAGGGAAATTATAGGCAATTTTACATCTTCAGAATGGAATAATGGCTTTGTGGATTTGGACAGACAGAGTAGTACCTTTCAACTGGGTATGCGATTATTAACCAGGAAGACTGAGGGGACAagctgagaggagacagaagccTGAGAGACACGTTGACGGGCTATGAAAGGGACAGGTCTGACTGTATCAATGTTGGGGCTGGCTGAATTGATCAGATGAGGTGTCTGATGGGTATTAATTGCAGGATAGTGATGAGAGGGAGAATAGCTTGTTATTAAATCCCACTAGCTTTCAATGGAAGAGTGGCAGAGCAGGTCTCTGGGGCGATTATTGTTATTAACTTGAGCGAGCTGACGTCTCGCATAACATAATCGGGAGCAGCTTTGCTGGTGCAGTGAATGAACACATGATTCGGTTATGGGAAGGGTTGACTTTTATAgcttggcacacacacagacacacacacggacacacacataGGAAGGAATTGAAATGGGTCAGAAACAAAAATGTGTGAGGAGAAATGTCATTCATTTTCAAATTTTGGGGTTATGGAGAGTCATAAGATAACACTTCAGTTTGTAGATGGATGCTGGGTGCACTTGATCTCACGATTTAGGGATTGGACTGTGAAGCATTGGTACACTGGCCGGAGGTCAGCCAGGGTTCAAGAGTCCACAGCTGTCAAGGATGCCTTTCTTCCATCATTTCACCCTGGTTTACAGAAAAATGGACGGACTGAGTGATCCTAATGttggccaggccaggccagagAGCTGGACAGCTGCTGGAAGTCTTTCCATGGATGCATTCCAGTTCCTGACCTCCATCTCAGGCCATATTGCAGCACTCCAGGGACAAGTGCCGACAACAACCCACTGTTGACTGTTGTGAGGAGGGATGGCTTACATAGGGGACAGGACACTCTATTTAGGGTGCTGTGATGTTGTGCCATGCAGGATCACATTCAAGTTCAACAGTTCATCTCCACGGCTACTTAGACATGTTAATGTTTCGAGTTGACATATATGGACATGTCCGACAGCCCACACACGCAAGTGCAGCCTGTAGCAAACACGCGTTTGTCTTCAGTGCAAATGTATTCCCTGACAACTAAAGCTGGGCCCACACATGATGAGGGAGTCACCAAAGGGGGCTCACATGCACCCTTGATGAGatttcatttatattaaaaGGCAATAGTAATCGTGGCGCTTTTGTCAAATCAGCACAGGGTTCTAAAATGATGAGTGATGCAATAGACAACTGGTGTTGTGTTCAGGGTACTTGGCTTCAAGGGAATACAGCTTTAGGAGCTATGAcgtatttaattttttttaccgCAGAATGTTTAAACACTTTTGTATCTCTATAATAAGTgcttttcacaataaaattaatttggtaaaaaaaacactttttcacTACATGTAGTTATATATTTTCACATGAGACAACAACATTGTTAACAATAATCTAAAATGTTTCAGATTTAAAACGTAGGCATACTTTTCTGGAtacaaattcttttttttaataaggaaAAGTGAATTGTTTGTTTCATAATCACAATAGAACACttttatgttgttttaattattgGTAGTTGTATTGTTGTTGTGTACTATTAGGTCGATTGTTGTATTATACACAAACATAGATTGTTATAGCCGTTGTTGGTGCCGTTAATTAAAAAGTTAATtcgttgggtttttttgtaacATTTTTTGACCACCTGCACTGTTGCGAACTTTCAGTTGGCAGAACGCAATATGCCGAAAATCCGACCAGGAGTGCACACCGCCATCCAAACTGGAAGCAGTAATGAAGGATGTGAAACCACTTGAACCCCACGGGAAAACTTCCGCTCTGCGCGTCATGACGCAGCGGTGGTCCATGACGCCATGGACGACGCTGCCGTCAGCGGTTTCTTCATCATGTACTTTCTTCTGCAACATATTTAATGATTGGCAACGCTGCCAAACGCGGCTTAGAGTTTGCTGTCTATAGTTATTTGCTGGGTAGACGACGATAAGGAAGTTTTGTGTCACCGTCTCAATGTCGCTCTCATAATAGTCATTATCGGAATTGAGGTGTTTTCAACCTTTTACACAGGTTtcaggtgcgtgtgtgtgtgtgtgtgtgtgtgtgtgtgtgtgtgtgtgtgtgtgagagagagagagagagagagaaggggcaGGATCCTCTTATCTAGCCACATAACACCAATAAACCAGTGGTGACTCCAACATGTCTGCCTGTGTATCGCCTCTAGTGCGCTGCGCGAAACAGAACTGAACTGCGACAA
Coding sequences:
- the dlx4b gene encoding homeobox protein Dlx4b produces the protein MMSMGFIPDNLNASESSKSAFLEFGHGHPAHQQHPSGLSSIYPVHGLHNAAYSQHESPFPGNASYGRSLGYAYPGAVNTHPASAYMSYQHSNHSNSSSLAHGRLDHTDRGNPAVIDSRELRLNGKGKKIRKPRTIYSSLQLQALHQRFQQTQYLALPERADLAAKLGLTQTQVKIWFQNKRSKYKKIMKHGSGSEEHLHSSSSISPCSPGLPQLWEVSMANKGGHMHPNSYMNSFGHWYPNHPPHQDAMPRPQMM